The genomic window GTTATTTGCTACCTTCTGCACACACTGCAGAAATATATCCACTGCTCATATATTTCATCACTATTTAAAGTGACTAAAGTGTGAATTCAACCAGATCACTAGTAGTTCATTTGAAATTTCCCAAAATACAAAAAGAGATTGCTTTGTGTTCAGAAAAATACACCTTCTTTAAGTTCCCTGGCTTCACCTTTTAGAAaatgatttcaaaagaaaatgaatttaaatagcTTAAATACATCCTACATGTAGGTAAATTCCAAAAGGTCGTAGAAAGCCGACATAACTCTAAGAATTAATCATGCAGTTATAACGAACTTGTGAGGCGCTGACAagggatttttaaataaatatggcacagtttatttttctttcttgcattGAGACATTTCTCTGGTAATTAAGCTGAGCACCAGAGGAAGTGGGCCCACTCAACTCATGTCAACAAGAGACTCCAGTAAGGAAGGTGGGAGGCTCTGCCTCAGATTCTATAACAAATCTCAGTTCTAACATCCGTCAGAAACATGTATGGGTGTTGGAATTCCTCCTAGGAGTGCTGCACTATTTCTCTGCCTTGTCTTATCTACCAGCACCTCAGAGAAGGACTGGGAGGTCACTGGGGGTAGGGACCTAGTTCCTATTTCATAGATGCTGGACATGATTCTCAGAGATATTCATGGTTTATTTTAAATCACTACTTAATGATAGAGTTCAGACTGGGAATTAGTGTTTAGATTAAAATTCATCAGGACTTTCTTACTTATTAAAAAATGTATCTACTTTATAAATTATGGAGACAGCAATGTTGGTTTTAGTGAATAAAATGCTTTAGAATAcaagtaaaatattaataatacaaataaaagcaaaatattaaaataaaaatcaacagaaagtatttgttcttttctaaatttgtattttagagCCTTGTTGTCTCATCTAGAGTGTGTGAGTATACTCTTAATTTATACCGGCCTGTGTATTAATGAAAACGCTAAGGTGGTCTATACCACTCACTGTGGGCAGTGCTTAGTAAGTCCCGGGCTAGTAGTCAGTTCTTACattcaatgttttatttaatctCACATCTGGGGCATTTGATAAGCACTGATATGAATATCCCAGTGTGGCAGAAACTGGTGCTCTTCAGTCTTCTTCCAGGGCAGATTTTCCCAGTCTTTCTTGCAGTGTGGTGCGGCATGTGACCGAGTTCTAGGTGTCATGGCACTGGTGCAGAGCCAAGTATGTCctgttcacattttctttatccatatcAGGGCTGGCCCCAGCTCACGATGAGGCGCCACTCAGGTGGTGGGGTTTACAGAACAGACAGGAAGTGATTGCAGAGAGTCAGGGCGGGGAAAGGAAGGATGGGTGGAGCCACGATAGAGAAGGGGCACACAGGAGACGGATGCTGGCAGTGTTCTCTATAGATCTTCACAGTGATTAGTAACTGTGCTTTATAGTACGTGCAGGTGTCTACATTATGTACCTCTAGATATGTACTTAAGCTAAATTACAGGACAAAATAAGGTTAGGAAACATTGATTAGAGCCCCACCAAATGGAACAATAAGCTAATCTATAAGCAGGGACAGCCTTACTAGTGGAATGGCTCACAGTAGCACGAGGACAACCCTGACAGAGAATACAGAAAATCAAGATCACAGCAGGAAGGGTGGTTCTCTTCACCACACAGATGCTACATTTACACCGATGTGTGAGGGAAGAGGAAACATGTATGAGcgcactttaaaaagttcctggaaaatgaaattaaaagataagcttattttccttcaaaaagtttcaaaatccgtgcataattttctaaaaagattcatttatttatttataaggcagaatgatggagagagagcaagagagggctagagagaaaagtctttcatcagctggttcattcccacaacagattgcaacagccaagtctgggacaggccaaagccaggagtccagaatgcCACTctgctctctcacatgggtggtaggaacccaagcacttgtgccatcttctgcttctaggtgcattagcaagaagctggatcataagtggagcagccaaggaaaTGGAGTTGttgtgtaatgggtaaagccactaccacctgcaatgtcagcaaccCTTACAAGTACCTGTTCATGTCTCCACTACTCCACTTtcgatttagctccctgctattagCCAGGAATGTGTGAAAGATGCCACAGtgttgcatccctgccacccatgtgggagactcagatgaagctcctggctcttggatttagcctggtccagccctggccattgcagccctctagGGAATGAATCcagaaggtatttctctctcattctctctgtattgccataaaaataaatgaaacaatctttaaaaaaagaagtggagcacccaggacttaaCTGGCATTCTGGTGTGGGATGCTATTGTTCCCAGAGAGGGCTTCACCTGCTGTTCCACGACACCAGCCCCCaactatgtattttttcataatatgcattgccatggactttttgaagaccccctcctATAATCACTCTGTGTTGATTTGTAGTATATTATAAATCATTATGCTTAGGTTTGTTGTATAATACAGAAACATATTATATAGCATCATTTTCTTaaccctttttattttattgatatagTATTCCCTAAAGAAATACTTCAgactttatttatctattttaatgttttcatttatttaagctggagagagagagagagaaagagagagagaaagcgagacaGACTGACACTGAACTGAACAGCTTGTTGTTTCCAAGTGTACACAACTGAAGAACTGGTGAGATTGCACCAGGCTgatgcaagaagctggaatttcaacctaggtctcccacatgagtggcaggaatctacttgaaccatcacagatgcctcctagggtctgcctttaattatttgaagggcagagcaagagacacaaatagggggagggaaaggagaggaagagatcttccatctctcgCTCATTCCCTAATAGGCTACAGTAGCTcttctgggtcaggccaaagccagtaactccatccttGTCTACCATACAGGTAGCagcagcccaggtacttgggttatcatctactgtcttcccaagTACATATGACACAATATAAAATTACACTTGTGTTGAAGGATGTGTATGTACCTGTATTGTTTTGTGTGTGAAATATTGTAAGTCCCTTTAGTTTTTTGTTAATGATCTTatccaaaacatttttaaaaatcactctgaaaaaaataaaaatagagaagtgGAAATTTTCTGCCTGCCATTTCTGCCCAGGAGAATGTACTATCCCTGAAAGTGAACCTATGAGCTGAACAATGCTTCCAGACACCAGGGTAAAAGCATCCCCAGTAGTGTGTAAATAACTTCTGAACTCCGCCTATCCTAAAGGATTTGAATCATGGAGGGGCTCCTGGGAAAGCCTCTATATCAAATCCCTGAGACCTTGAAGCTCAGGAAAAAATAACTTTCAAGATGATACCTGTTATTATGTcgagagagagagctccttgGATTCCTTTTTTCATGTTTAATGATTACCCCTGGGcaaaatcataattaaaaattatggtGTTTATCTGGAAGACTCTCAGAGCAAGTTGAACACTGAGATTAATAATTGACCTGAGTCTCTCTATGCAAAAGGAGGAGGAGACTTCAGGTCAGCAATATTACATCTGCAGTGGCAGATCTATGTCTCTGTGCAGGACAATGGCAGAAAGGACACCATGAGGATGGTTCTGGTGCTGCTAGGCAGAAGACGTGAGAAGAAGGTGAGAAGAAGGTGAGCGATGCATCTTTCTGTTTTATGTCCTTCTGTGCGCCTTTCTGCTTTCCACCACTCTGACCCTGAGGTCTCAGTGGTGGAGAGGTCTATGTAGGAGAAAGTAGAGACCAGAAGTAGCTCAGAGAGGACAGACAGGCTAACTAACAGTGCCTCTGACTTTTTCTGTCCCTCAGAGAATTTCCCATGAAGGAGACACAAGGTCCATTGCTAACTTAGTGACCTTCTTGCTGTGCTTGTATGAGGAATCAACGGGCTTCTGTGAGTCTCCTCCCCTAATTTTGAAATGGACTTCCTGctcaaggtcttttttttttttttttttgacaggcagagtggacagtgagggagagagagacagagaaaggtcttcctttactgttggttcatcccccaatggccactgcggccggcgggAGCTCAAGGTCTTTACTCTTCACAGAATTCAATCTGTATTTGAAGCCAAAACAGCAGAGTCAGAGTGTGGTAACGTAACGATCAACAAGCATAAAGTCAAGTAAATGTTAGTGATAAACTGGAAAAACAGATGAGAAATCACTGCACTCCCCTCCCTTTGGAAGGGTTTTTCCCATGTGTTTCACTATGCTGATAGCTTTCCTGTACCCGTCTTCCTTGATCCAAGAAGTGTGGATCCAGCTTTCTAGAAAGTAGTTAACCCTCGGCAGAGGGTCTGGGCTTCTTGGCTCCGGAAGGGACTGGATGTGGTATCGCATGGTGAATCTGGATTCCATCTCAAATATAATTTACTCTCTTGTCTTTCAGATCCTGCTGAAGAAAAATGGGCATTGAAAACAGTTCCTTCATCACTGAGTTTATCTTGGTGGGTTTAACAGATAATTCAGGAGTCCAgtttcctctcttcttcttcttcctaggAGTCTATGTCATCACTGTGGCAGGAAACCTGGGCTTGATTACTTTAATTGGACTAAATTCTCACCTTCACACTCCCatgtacttctttctttttaatttatcttgTATTGATCTCTGTTACTCTTCTGTCATTACCCCAAAACTGTTGGTAAACTTTGTGTCAAAGATGAACACCATATCCTATGCAGGATGCATGACTCAGCTCTTTTTCTATTGCTTCTTTGTCAGTGCAGAGTGCTATGTGTTGACAGTGATGGCCTATgatcgctatgtggccatctgcaagccccTGCTGTACACAGTCGCCATGTCCCCTCAGCTCTGTTCCCTGCTGGCTGTGACTGTTTATGTGGGGGCATTTATCGGTGCCTGGGCCCACACGGGGTGCATGCTGAGGTTGACTTTCTGTGAGTCCAACACCATCAACCACTACATGTGTGACATCTTGCCCCTGCTGGAACTCTCCTGCACCAGCACTCACATCAATGAACTGGTGGTTTTCATTGTTGTGGGCTTTGATGTTGGTGTGCCCAGCCTCACCATCATTGTCTCTTACACTttcatcctctccagcatcctcCACATTCGTTCTAATGAAGGAAGATCCAAAGCCTTCAGCACGTGTAGCTCACACATGATGGTTGTCTCTGTTTTCTTTGGGTCAGGAGCATTCATGTACCTCCATCCATCTTCTGTTTTGTCCATGGACCAGGGGAAAGTGTCCACAGTGTTCTATACTATTGTGGTGCCCATGCTCAACCCGCTTATCTACAGCTTCCGAAACAAGGAGGTTAAGGTTGCTCTGAGAAATACcttgagaagaaaaatattttcctaagcCATCAATGGTATTAACTGTCATAAAGGAATGTAGGTTTCCCTTTAAATTTTTCCACCTCCCACACTGTGGAGTTCCTTCATACAGCAAGAAGTGAGGGATAACAGAAAGAGCACTGGATTTGGAGTCAGGAAGCCTTGATTGAAATCtctgtaaaataaagacattGTGTTGCTTCATAGAGTTATTATAAAGTATTAATGAAAATTAGAATATGTAGTGCAGTactgagttcttttttaaaaaaatatttttgttgttcatttgaaaggctgatttacagagaacagaggaaagacagagagagagagagagagagagagagagagagagagaagcgagttgctccatccactgattcactttccataTGGCCATGATGGCcgagactgggtcaggccaaagccaagagcctggagctacttccaggtctcccacctgggtgcaggagcccaagaacttgggccatctctcactaaTTTCCAAGGcacatgagcaggcagctggattgcaagtggagcagccagatctaaaatcagcacccatatgggatggccatGTTGTAgctggaggcttaatctgctatgccacaacaccggccccaagtgCTGAGTTCTAATTGTTTTAAAACCTTTTGCCTTCTCTTCTACCTTAgtctttcctttccctcttctcccccaAGTTTTTACACTTATATTTTAGAGGTAATCTTCAAATCTTTTTCAGATAGATTTGGTAATTTATCATCCATCAAAATAGTTTGTTAGAATCCACTCACAGACAGCTTTAGATAGAGTTCACATATAAATTTCAGACCTACGTATTTCCTTCTGtaatgtttccatttgaattcttCCTAGGCATTTGGACTCAATACTTAGTGTAGCAGCAGCTCCAATGCCACCAAAATCACTCCTCTTGCCCAGTGATCATTCACGGTGAATGGTACCATCCTCGGATTAAGTGCTTAAACCCTAAATGGGTATCTTCCTGAGCTTCTCGCTTCTTACTGTTCCTACTCACACCTTTTTCCTACTATCTAGTGCTGCAGTTGCAGAGAACCACTTGAATTTTCCCTTTTGATCCATTTCTCCCAGGATTACTTGATTGGTTATGCCTCCCATGTACCAGATGTAACTTGCAGTACCTTCCACAGTAAAATACAGTCTTGCTCTTGTTCCCTTGAATAATTTCCACAACCCCTCCACCTTTCCTAGAACActctcctatgttttctttgccttcttcatCTTATTATTCTGGCACGACATTACTTAGAAAACCATGGGGGAGTCTTTCCTAAACAGAAAAGCATGATTTGATGACCTCAGACTATATTCTCAATCCATTTCTGTGCCTACACTAGTGGTACTGGTATCCTTGTATCAAAATTCCTTTTCATCTTAAATTTCTCCCTCACTGGTTTATGGGAAGAAATTAACTCTTATTCCCTGTTTCATCTCCATTAGCTGGCACAACATCATAGTCTCTGACTTGCAGCAAGCGTTTAATTCAtattacatttacatttataatgTGTTTCTATTCACTTTATTATGTGAAAATTCACAACAGACATTTGCTGCATTAGTTAATTTGCCACTTGAGGTGCCTCCAATCATTATAGAGTCccttggtttgagtccaggctctgtttCTCATACATGGCTTGTTAAAAtgcatcccaagaggtggcaagctcaaatatttgggtccctgacacctatatggggcacctgaactgagttcctgactcttgaaTTTATCTTGGCCCAGCCCAAATTGTTTCAGGTATTTCAGGAGTTAacatgtatctctctctctctctctctctctctctgatttcttaaaaaattaaataaaaataattttaaaagttataacaAAACTcggtttcatttaaatttttatttaatgcaaggGAATGTGTTGTATGATACAGGTGTATTCAATGTGGCTTTTCAAAAATGGTGATCACTTTGGAATTTATAGAGCAAATAGAGGGttctcctttgttttattttgcctaCCTCCTTTAAAGATGTGATTGGCTCATGGTTACATTAGATCTGACTTTCTTTTCTTAGAATTCTCTTATTCTTCTAATCCACCTTCTCCTTTTAATATTAATACCTTAAATATCAACTAAAAAGAAATCTCTAACTCATTTTACAAGATGTAGAAGCTTCTGTCACCAGCTAACTCCCAGAGTATCTTTTCTGACTCACTTCTATTTCAAGATCCTAAAAATCTTCTTATGctctaaaaaaaatcatggaggatggcctaagttctcggtctctgccactcatgttggagacctggaagaagttcctggccctaGCTTCTACCTGGCACAACCCTGCACATTATGGCTATTtgaatagtgaaccagtggatggaggatctctctctcttcctccttccttccctatctccctttctccctctccctctgtaactctacttttccaataaataaataaatataaaaaaaaaaactttgaaaaaggtCTAAAGTGaatctctttggtttctttgttaTGCTCCCACACAATTGTCCCAGAAATATGTCCAGGATGGAATTCAGTCATCAGACAGGTCATAGCTACAGTGATATTTTCATCATTACTCTAAGTTTTTTTCTAAGTATTATACAGTATTCTGCTGCCATAAATTTATTGGAGACAATActaaagtactgcttgaagaaTCATCCCTGTATTCAATGTTTTAATTATCAGTGCTATATAGTATAAATGGGAGAAAAAACATTATAACAGAcaaataaaatgtatacattcCAGAAAATTTGGAagtacagaaaaggaaagacaaatggTTTCAAAACCtattgctggccggcgccatggctcagtaggctaatcctccacctagcggcgccggcacaccgggttcttgtccaggtcggggcaccggattctttcccggttgcccctcctccaggccagctctctgctgtggcccgggaaggcagtggaggatggcccaagtgcttgggccctgcaccccatggaagaccaggataagtacctggctcctgccttcagatcagcgcggtgcgccggcctcagcgcgccagccgtggtggccactggagggtgaaccaactgcaaaaggaagacctttctctctgtctctctctctcgctatccactctgtcaaaaaaaaaaaaaaaaactattgctaAATATTTGATATAATAACTCCTCTTtgttcattttctatgaattattGTGTATAGCATACAGATTATAGCCATAATTATGATTTTCTAATCCATCGTTACTATGGCATTCCTCAAACATTTACGAAATCACTACTATATGCTAGACCATGTTCTGGGAATTGAAATATAGCAGTGACATGGCTGAGTTATTAACTCTTCTGTAACTTGAATTGGAATATTCTTACATGATTATATGGTCAGTGCaacaattttagtattttttcttaaagtaaaaGGACTTGAATTTTCTTATAAGATAAAATAGAAGAGCATAATATTTTCTGTGCTAAAATAACTTCCTGTTGAGGAAACTAAATTGCTGAGTAGAGACCAGGATAACCTATCTTTTCTAACAATGTGTGATTCAAAATGTATcattgtttctctctgtctctctctcccttactgtctaactctgcctgtcaaataaataaataaataaatgtatcatgTGAAAGACACAAGGAGGGTGCTTTCCCCTTGGTAAGTAGTGTACTAATGGTCTTACCCCCAGGGTGAGTCCTTCTGATCTAGTTATTTGTGTTGACAGAGATTGGGTTGTAACTGAAGGGTAGGAAGAGTTGATATCACCATTCACTGCTGATCATGAGAAGTTCATTTTCCTTCACTGAATACTACCACCCACAATGTAAACAGCATGGTTGCCTTCAAAATTATTGTCAATGACTGATGATGAGATGGGGAAAATAATAACATTATCATTCTCACTGGTGATTTTCCTGAGATTAAGTCAtccaaaatttatatattttctttcactGGTTAATTTTCTAGATGGAAAAAACCTACTTTATACTTTAATGACATGTGCAGAATTGTTCCATTTTGAGGGTACTTGTTGGATTGACCACAGTGTTGGCACATTGCAAAGGACCTGAAAGGGTTCAAACCAGTGCTTTGATATGTACTACTGGCATcataaacagtggcttaacctgctgcaccacaatgctggtctcctgCTATATATTTATACTGTACTTTACAGAGGCATTAGCTTCATATGATATATATTCTAATACACCTTTGTTTTCACCTTGTGCTTTTAGTTGTTTTCATAAcatgtaattatttttgttttttatgataCTTTCTTCTTTCATGTAAACATAATATTAACagtaatttttttccagaatttaCTGTACATGAAAGATCAGAAAAGCTAGATAATGCTCCATTGTAACTATAGCAATTTCCACCAGATGTCACTAATGCTGTAATGTTCAAATTAAGAAGAGTTTCTTCATACTAAGACTAATATTCAGCTTCTATGACTGGAAGTTGGCACGAGGATTTCTGGGTTCAAACATATTAACACATCTGATGAAAATCACTTAAAATCTTTTGTTTGCTAGGTACTTTAtgtgaattatttaatttaatttaatgctTTTGTGAGCAAGTTGAATTATGGGCTCCATGGGTATATCAAATGTGCTGTTGACAAAAGTTGAGAtggattctttcttctgcccccTGGCAAGGAAGCTCATCCATGACTTCCCCCAGCTTCaattacagagaaacagggaggaaTTAATTCTGGCTTCactaataaatattaatgtattattcaTGTTCATTAAATGTAGGAAATACATTTCAAATTACTGTACTCAAAATGTCTCCAACAAAAATTTATGTTACaataaatgtataataaaaacTATCCACTCTATCTCAAATGTTActatttatattttccaaattaagATCTTTCAGaactttccattttccatggttATGTCTCTGAAAGTCAACagtattgatttctgtatgaaaggcattctaaccagggtgagctgaaagctcattgtggttttgatttgcatttccctgagggctagtgatcctgagcatttttctgttggccatttgaatttcttcttttgaaaaatttctgtttaagttctttgcccatccttaactgggttgtttgttttggtgctgtagagtttcttgagctctttgtatattctggttattaatccattatcagttgcatagtttgcaaatattttctcccattctgtcagttgcctctccactttcctgagtgttttttttttctgtacagaaatttctcaatttgatgtaatcccagttgttaattttggctttgactgcctgtgcctctgggttcttttccaagaagtatttgcctgtgccaatatcttacagggtttctccagtgttctctaataacttgatggtgttatgctgtagatttagatctttaatccatgttgagtagattttgtgtaaggtgtaagttggggtctttcttcatacttctgcatgtggaaatccagttttcccagcagcatatgttgaatagactgtccttgctcaaggaattggttttagatccttgatcaaatataag from Oryctolagus cuniculus chromosome 1, mOryCun1.1, whole genome shotgun sequence includes these protein-coding regions:
- the LOC100358496 gene encoding olfactory receptor 8B8-like, which codes for MKTLRKMGIENSSFITEFILVGLTDNSGVQFPLFFFFLGVYVITVAGNLGLITLIGLNSHLHTPMYFFLFNLSCIDLCYSSVITPKLLVNFVSKMNTISYAGCMTQLFFYCFFVSAECYVLTVMAYDRYVAICKPLLYTVAMSPQLCSLLAVTVYVGAFIGAWAHTGCMLRLTFCESNTINHYMCDILPLLELSCTSTHINELVVFIVVGFDVGVPSLTIIVSYTFILSSILHIRSNEGRSKAFSTCSSHMMVVSVFFGSGAFMYLHPSSVLSMDQGKVSTVFYTIVVPMLNPLIYSFRNKEVKVALRNTLRRKIFS